A portion of the Nitrospira sp. genome contains these proteins:
- a CDS encoding peptidylprolyl isomerase yields the protein MRVRRSLWKMVAIAAVGLVVGCGGKTEVIPPLPPPDHGPKAIIKTKFGEMHMKFYPDLAPKHVENFLKLAKSGFYNGTIFHRVIPGFMIQGGDPNTKSSLRKETYGQGGPKDEKGNPILLKAEFTDTPHKRGIVSMARANEPDSAGSQFFIVVEPSPFLDRKYTVFGEITRGLGVADKIAGLPRNDRDLPNERVEMTVTIVE from the coding sequence ATGCGGGTTCGCCGATCTCTGTGGAAGATGGTCGCGATCGCCGCGGTCGGGCTTGTCGTCGGCTGTGGCGGAAAAACGGAGGTCATACCGCCGCTTCCGCCTCCGGACCATGGCCCCAAGGCGATCATCAAGACCAAGTTCGGCGAGATGCACATGAAATTCTACCCGGACCTCGCTCCCAAACATGTCGAGAATTTCCTCAAGCTGGCCAAGTCCGGCTTCTACAACGGGACGATCTTTCACCGCGTGATTCCCGGTTTCATGATTCAGGGAGGCGATCCGAACACCAAGAGCTCTCTTCGCAAGGAAACCTACGGCCAGGGAGGCCCCAAGGACGAAAAGGGGAACCCGATTCTCCTCAAAGCCGAGTTTACCGACACACCTCACAAGCGTGGCATCGTGTCAATGGCCCGAGCCAATGAACCGGATAGCGCCGGCTCACAGTTTTTCATCGTGGTGGAGCCTTCGCCCTTCCTCGACCGCAAGTACACGGTCTTCGGGGAAATTACACGGGGGTTGGGTGTGGCGGACAAGATTGCCGGGCTGCCGAGGAACGATCGCGATCTGCCGAACGAACGGGTCGAGATGACGGTGACAATCGTCGAATGA
- a CDS encoding peptidylprolyl isomerase — protein sequence MIKTKFGDMEIAFFPDKAPQHVENFLKLAKSGFYNGTIFHRVIPGFMIQGGDPNTKDVNKPETYGMGGPSERLKAEFNDIPHRRGIVSMARTNDPNSAGSQFFIVVKDSNFLDRQYTVFGEVVKGLDVADQIVNLPRSPRDLPTERVEMTITVVD from the coding sequence ATCATCAAGACCAAGTTCGGTGACATGGAGATCGCGTTTTTTCCGGACAAAGCGCCCCAGCATGTCGAGAATTTCCTCAAGTTGGCGAAATCCGGCTTCTACAACGGGACGATCTTTCATCGCGTGATTCCCGGTTTCATGATTCAGGGCGGCGATCCCAACACCAAAGACGTGAACAAACCCGAGACGTACGGCATGGGCGGGCCGAGCGAGCGACTGAAGGCCGAGTTCAACGACATCCCCCATCGCCGGGGCATCGTGTCCATGGCGCGCACGAACGATCCCAACAGCGCCGGCTCGCAGTTTTTCATTGTCGTCAAGGACTCGAATTTTCTGGACCGTCAGTACACGGTGTTCGGCGAAGTCGTGAAGGGCCTGGACGTGGCCGATCAGATCGTCAACCTGCCGAGAAGTCCCCGCGACCTTCCGACCGAGCGTGTGGAAATGACGATTACCGTGGTGGACTAG
- the rnc gene encoding ribonuclease III encodes MTPTNSIVALQDSLAYQFANATLLEEALTHSSYVHERRSVGAAHNERLEFLGDAVLSLVISEHLASQLSHCSEGALSKLKAKLVSESSLVRVARRIKLGEHLRLGRGEERSKGREKGSLLSDAVEAVIAAVHLDGGYGASRAVTLRLFEVELRSATDQGTYPGAEDFKTQLQEWCQKQHDLLPRYDIVSETGPDHDKVFEVVVTVKDEPVGRGTGRSKKEAEQSAARQALQRLER; translated from the coding sequence ATGACGCCCACCAACTCGATCGTCGCGTTACAGGACTCCTTGGCCTATCAATTTGCGAACGCGACTCTCCTGGAGGAGGCCTTGACACACTCCTCGTACGTCCATGAGCGCAGGTCGGTCGGCGCAGCCCACAATGAACGACTTGAATTTTTAGGCGATGCCGTGTTGTCGCTGGTGATCAGCGAACATCTGGCCTCTCAGTTGTCGCATTGCTCTGAAGGGGCCTTGTCGAAACTCAAGGCCAAGCTCGTGAGCGAGTCCTCGTTGGTCCGAGTCGCCAGACGCATTAAATTGGGCGAGCATCTCAGACTCGGCCGAGGGGAAGAGCGGTCCAAAGGGCGTGAGAAGGGCTCACTGCTGTCCGATGCAGTGGAAGCGGTCATCGCCGCCGTTCATCTGGACGGGGGCTACGGGGCCAGTCGCGCGGTGACGCTGCGTCTGTTTGAGGTCGAACTCCGCTCAGCGACCGATCAGGGGACGTATCCAGGCGCCGAGGACTTTAAGACCCAGCTCCAAGAGTGGTGTCAGAAACAACACGATCTGCTTCCTCGCTACGACATCGTCAGTGAAACCGGACCGGATCACGACAAGGTATTCGAGGTGGTCGTCACGGTGAAGGATGAGCCGGTCGGTCGGGGAACCGGGCGGAGCAAGAAAGAGGCGGAACAGTCCGCCGCAAGGCAGGCGTTGCAGCGGCTCGAGCGGTAA
- the fabF gene encoding beta-ketoacyl-ACP synthase II yields MVDRSIRRIVVTGLGLVTPLGTGVDKVWKALCAGQSGIGRITKFDPAGYDAQIAGEVKDFDPAQFIEKKEIKKMDAFIHYAVGAAQLAVDDAGLKVAPEEATKVGVYIGSGIGGLGSIEHYHAVLKDKGPGRVSPFFIPMTIINLASGQVAIRLGAKGPNSCAVTACATGNHCIGDAFRLIQRGDADAMIAGGAEAAITTLGVAGFAASKALSFRNAEPTKASRPFDKDRDGFVLGEGAGVLVLEEIEHARRRGARVYAELIGYGMNSDAYHITAPSEGGEGAVRCMELALKDAGIRKDQVGYINAHGTSTMADAIETKAIKQVFGERAFQIPVSSTKSMTGHLLGAAGGIEAVFSVLALHHGMLPPTINLDNPDPECDLDYIPHKARPAAVTVALSNSFGFGGVNACLLFRKPDA; encoded by the coding sequence ATGGTCGACCGATCAATCAGGCGCATCGTCGTCACCGGGTTGGGATTGGTGACGCCGCTGGGTACCGGGGTGGATAAGGTCTGGAAGGCGTTGTGCGCCGGCCAATCCGGAATCGGCCGCATTACAAAGTTCGATCCCGCCGGGTACGATGCTCAGATCGCAGGCGAAGTCAAAGACTTTGATCCAGCGCAGTTCATCGAAAAGAAAGAAATCAAGAAGATGGACGCGTTCATCCACTACGCGGTCGGCGCCGCGCAGTTGGCGGTGGACGACGCGGGGCTGAAAGTCGCGCCGGAGGAAGCAACCAAGGTTGGCGTGTACATCGGATCCGGCATCGGCGGCCTCGGTTCGATCGAGCATTACCATGCGGTGCTCAAAGACAAGGGGCCAGGTCGTGTCTCCCCATTTTTCATCCCCATGACGATCATCAATTTGGCTTCGGGACAGGTGGCGATTCGACTTGGGGCGAAGGGGCCGAATTCCTGCGCGGTGACCGCCTGTGCGACGGGCAATCACTGCATCGGCGACGCGTTCAGATTGATCCAGCGAGGCGATGCCGATGCGATGATCGCGGGAGGGGCCGAGGCTGCGATTACGACGCTCGGCGTGGCCGGATTTGCCGCATCCAAGGCGCTGTCGTTCCGCAATGCCGAGCCCACCAAAGCGAGCCGTCCGTTCGACAAAGACCGTGACGGGTTCGTGTTGGGAGAAGGGGCTGGTGTGCTGGTTCTGGAAGAGATCGAGCACGCGCGGCGTCGCGGTGCACGTGTATACGCCGAGCTTATCGGATACGGCATGAACAGCGACGCCTACCACATCACCGCGCCGTCCGAAGGAGGGGAGGGTGCCGTCAGGTGCATGGAACTGGCCCTCAAGGACGCCGGGATTCGGAAAGACCAAGTCGGCTACATCAACGCCCACGGCACGTCGACCATGGCGGATGCCATCGAAACCAAGGCCATCAAGCAGGTCTTCGGGGAGCGGGCTTTTCAGATTCCCGTGAGCTCGACGAAATCCATGACAGGACATCTGCTCGGCGCAGCCGGCGGCATCGAGGCGGTATTCAGCGTGCTGGCGCTGCATCACGGGATGCTGCCTCCCACCATCAATCTGGACAATCCCGATCCCGAGTGCGATCTCGACTACATCCCCCACAAGGCCAGGCCCGCGGCGGTGACGGTCGCCCTGTCGAATTCCTTTGGATTCGGAGGCGTAAACGCGTGTCTGTTGTTTAGGAAACCCGACGCGTAG
- the acpP gene encoding acyl carrier protein, translated as MATVDERVKKIIAEQLGVEEDEVTSEASFVEDLGADSLDTVELVMALEEEFGIEIPDEDAEKILTVGKALDYIKEKA; from the coding sequence ATGGCAACGGTAGATGAACGGGTCAAGAAAATTATCGCCGAACAACTGGGAGTCGAAGAGGACGAAGTGACGAGCGAGGCAAGCTTCGTGGAGGATCTTGGAGCCGACTCTCTCGACACGGTCGAGTTGGTGATGGCGCTGGAGGAAGAATTTGGAATCGAGATCCCCGATGAAGACGCGGAGAAGATTCTGACCGTCGGGAAGGCGTTGGACTATATCAAGGAAAAGGCCTAA
- the fabG gene encoding 3-oxoacyl-[acyl-carrier-protein] reductase encodes MASLEGRVAVVTGGAQGIGRAIAESLAKAGADIVVADLDPARSTEAIAAIEQAGRKALNVKVNVADANDTKAMADQVLKEWGKIDILVNNAGITRDGLLLRMKEEDWNLVLRVNLTGTFNCTKAVLQPMTKQRYGRIVNIASIVGAMGNVGQANYAASKAAVIGFSKTVAREYASRNITVNAVAPGFIDTAMTQGLSAEVKETLQKQIPLGRLGTPQDIAAAVRFLVSEEAAYITGHVLHVNGGMLMS; translated from the coding sequence ATGGCATCGTTGGAAGGTCGGGTGGCGGTCGTAACCGGTGGAGCCCAGGGAATCGGGCGAGCCATTGCGGAATCGTTGGCGAAGGCGGGAGCGGATATCGTGGTAGCGGATCTCGATCCGGCCCGGTCAACGGAGGCGATCGCAGCGATCGAGCAGGCGGGCCGGAAGGCGCTCAATGTGAAAGTGAATGTCGCGGATGCCAACGACACGAAGGCCATGGCCGATCAGGTGCTCAAAGAGTGGGGAAAGATCGACATCCTGGTCAACAACGCCGGAATCACGCGTGACGGATTGTTGCTGCGCATGAAAGAAGAAGACTGGAATCTGGTACTCCGGGTGAATTTGACTGGAACGTTCAACTGCACGAAGGCGGTCTTGCAGCCGATGACCAAACAGCGTTATGGTCGCATCGTCAATATTGCCTCCATCGTCGGTGCCATGGGGAATGTCGGCCAGGCCAATTATGCCGCGTCGAAAGCGGCGGTAATCGGATTCAGCAAGACGGTCGCCCGTGAGTATGCCAGCCGCAACATCACCGTCAATGCGGTGGCGCCCGGGTTCATTGACACGGCGATGACCCAAGGATTGTCGGCCGAGGTCAAGGAAACCCTGCAGAAACAGATTCCTCTCGGACGATTGGGGACGCCGCAGGACATTGCCGCAGCCGTCCGGTTTCTGGTATCGGAGGAAGCGGCGTATATTACTGGGCATGTGTTGCACGTGAACGGGGGGATGTTGATGTCGTAA
- the fabD gene encoding ACP S-malonyltransferase: MTAGIGLIFPGQGSQSVGMGKALYEAYPALKQVYEEASSVLGYDVAALCFDGPAERLNLTEHTQPALLVSSIAAFRALEPTAVKPVAVAGHSLGEYSALVAAGGLSFRDAVGTVQKRGRYMSEAVAPGTGSVAALLGLSADAVKDVCREAASVGVVQAANFNSPGQIVIAGAKAAVERAIEIAKAKGCKKVIPLPVSVPVHTPLMQPAADRLARDLAAVSWSDLKIPLITNAEAKPLRRAAEIAPSLVRQLPSSVLWENSVRAMAAMGVTTFVEVGPGTVLTGLVKRIVPDVVTMNVNDPKSLEAAVTALR, translated from the coding sequence ATGACTGCAGGAATTGGATTGATTTTCCCGGGCCAAGGATCCCAGTCCGTCGGGATGGGAAAGGCGCTGTACGAAGCCTATCCCGCGCTCAAACAGGTGTACGAAGAGGCTTCGTCGGTGTTGGGGTACGACGTCGCGGCGCTGTGTTTCGACGGGCCGGCCGAACGGCTCAATCTGACCGAGCATACTCAGCCGGCGCTGCTGGTCAGCAGCATCGCCGCGTTTCGAGCCTTGGAACCGACGGCCGTCAAACCGGTCGCCGTGGCCGGCCACAGCTTGGGGGAATATTCCGCGCTGGTGGCGGCGGGAGGCCTTTCGTTTCGTGACGCGGTCGGCACTGTTCAGAAACGAGGCCGGTACATGTCGGAAGCTGTAGCGCCCGGCACCGGCTCGGTCGCCGCTCTGTTGGGGTTGAGCGCTGATGCCGTGAAGGATGTCTGCCGTGAAGCCGCCTCGGTGGGTGTGGTTCAGGCCGCCAATTTTAATTCCCCCGGCCAAATCGTGATCGCCGGCGCAAAAGCGGCAGTGGAGCGCGCCATCGAAATCGCCAAGGCAAAGGGATGTAAAAAGGTCATCCCGTTGCCCGTCAGTGTGCCGGTCCACACGCCTCTGATGCAACCGGCCGCCGATCGGCTGGCCAGGGATCTTGCCGCGGTATCCTGGTCGGACTTGAAAATACCATTGATTACGAATGCGGAAGCCAAGCCGCTGAGACGCGCGGCGGAGATCGCTCCATCCCTCGTCCGGCAACTCCCGTCGTCGGTGCTGTGGGAAAATTCGGTCAGAGCGATGGCAGCAATGGGCGTCACGACGTTCGTTGAAGTCGGCCCCGGGACCGTGCTCACCGGATTGGTCAAGCGCATCGTGCCGGATGTGGTGACGATGAACGTCAATGATCCCAAGTCGTTGGAAGCTGCGGTTACGGCGCTGCGATGA
- a CDS encoding ketoacyl-ACP synthase III: MRARITGTGSYAPAKVLTNFDLEALVATSDQWITERTGIRERRVAVEGEACSDLAVKAAEQALRAAGIRPEDLDLILLATCTGDYPLPATACLVQHRLGATRAAACDLSAACCGFVYALSVADAYVRTGMRHVLVIGSEVMSAILDWADRNTCILFGDGAGAAVVSGVQGDAGILSTHLRSDGGLHELIAVPAGGSRLPLSEKVVAEKMNCVKMKGNETFKVAVRMLEEIARETLAANKLTIEAVDLYVPHQANIRILHAVAERLGLPLEKIMLNLDRYGNTSAASIPIALDEALRQGRIKDGSLVMLGAFGAGLTWASALIRW; the protein is encoded by the coding sequence GTGAGAGCGCGCATTACAGGCACCGGTTCGTACGCGCCGGCCAAGGTATTGACCAACTTCGATCTCGAAGCCCTGGTGGCCACCTCGGATCAATGGATCACTGAACGCACCGGCATTCGCGAACGGCGCGTGGCAGTAGAGGGGGAAGCCTGTTCGGATCTGGCGGTCAAGGCGGCGGAGCAAGCCCTGCGTGCGGCCGGCATTCGTCCGGAGGATCTCGATCTCATTCTGTTGGCCACCTGTACTGGCGACTATCCGCTTCCCGCCACGGCCTGTTTGGTTCAGCACCGCCTGGGGGCCACGCGCGCGGCCGCCTGCGACCTCTCCGCCGCCTGTTGCGGATTCGTCTATGCATTATCCGTTGCCGACGCCTATGTCCGAACCGGTATGCGACATGTCTTGGTGATCGGATCGGAGGTCATGTCCGCCATTCTCGACTGGGCCGACCGCAATACCTGTATCTTGTTCGGCGACGGAGCCGGTGCCGCAGTCGTCAGCGGCGTCCAGGGCGATGCCGGGATTCTTTCAACGCATCTCCGCTCCGACGGCGGGTTGCACGAGTTGATCGCCGTGCCAGCCGGCGGATCCCGGCTGCCGCTGTCCGAGAAGGTCGTCGCGGAGAAAATGAACTGTGTCAAGATGAAGGGCAACGAGACGTTCAAGGTCGCGGTACGCATGCTGGAAGAGATCGCTCGCGAGACACTGGCGGCGAACAAGCTCACCATCGAAGCCGTCGATTTGTACGTTCCCCACCAAGCCAACATCCGCATCCTGCATGCCGTGGCGGAACGTCTGGGACTTCCTCTCGAGAAGATCATGTTGAACCTGGACCGCTATGGCAATACATCGGCGGCGTCGATCCCCATCGCCCTCGACGAAGCGCTTCGGCAAGGCCGTATCAAGGACGGATCGCTGGTGATGTTGGGCGCCTTCGGCGCGGGGCTGACCTGGGCCTCAGCGCTCATTCGGTGGTAA
- the plsX gene encoding phosphate acyltransferase PlsX — translation MKIALDAMGGDHGPAPCIEGALSAAQDLNVDVVLVGDEKVLAEECRRLGCTDARLSIKHAPQVVEMHESPAAVARRKRESSIWIATELVKSGEADAVVSPGNTGASMVASFFVLGLTKGVERPAIATSLPTLTGEAIMLDVGANVDCTAQHLTQFAIMGNEYGKHLFRKPNPRVGLLSIGEEDSKGNEVTKEAFRMLKGSALNFVGNVEGRDVYSGNADVVVCDGFIGNVALKISEGVADTIKKLLFKEISGSLLGRLAYPLIASPLRNLKRRIDYAEFGGAPLLGVNGITMICHGRSSAKAIKNAIRRAKGLAESRVDELIQRDIEESLAQSRLSEEPSA, via the coding sequence ATGCGATGGGAGGCGATCATGGCCCCGCTCCCTGCATCGAGGGCGCGCTGTCTGCCGCGCAGGATCTGAACGTGGATGTCGTCCTGGTCGGCGACGAAAAGGTCCTGGCAGAGGAATGCCGACGTCTGGGTTGCACAGATGCCCGTCTCTCCATCAAACACGCGCCCCAGGTCGTCGAAATGCACGAGTCGCCGGCCGCCGTGGCCAGGAGGAAACGCGAGTCCTCGATCTGGATCGCGACGGAATTGGTGAAAAGCGGCGAAGCCGACGCCGTCGTGAGCCCCGGTAATACCGGGGCCAGTATGGTGGCCTCGTTCTTTGTGCTGGGCCTGACCAAGGGGGTCGAGCGTCCGGCGATCGCCACGAGCCTGCCGACCCTGACCGGAGAGGCGATCATGCTGGACGTTGGCGCCAACGTGGATTGCACGGCCCAGCATTTGACTCAATTTGCCATCATGGGCAACGAATACGGTAAGCACTTGTTCCGCAAACCGAATCCGCGGGTCGGACTCCTCAGCATCGGCGAGGAGGACAGCAAGGGCAATGAGGTCACGAAGGAAGCCTTCAGGATGCTGAAAGGGAGCGCGCTGAACTTCGTCGGTAACGTCGAAGGACGGGACGTCTACAGCGGAAACGCGGACGTCGTGGTCTGCGACGGATTTATCGGGAACGTCGCCCTCAAAATCTCCGAAGGCGTGGCGGACACGATCAAGAAACTGCTGTTCAAGGAAATCTCCGGGTCCTTGCTGGGGCGGCTCGCGTACCCGCTGATCGCCTCGCCGCTCCGAAACCTGAAGCGCCGGATCGACTACGCCGAGTTCGGCGGTGCGCCGCTTCTGGGCGTGAACGGCATCACGATGATTTGTCATGGCCGGTCTTCCGCTAAGGCGATCAAGAACGCCATCCGACGGGCAAAAGGGCTGGCCGAGAGCCGGGTCGATGAGCTGATCCAGCGGGACATCGAAGAGAGCCTGGCGCAGAGCCGACTGTCCGAGGAGCCGTCGGCGTGA